The DNA segment CGTAAAATTCAAAAAATTAGTAGTAGGATACACTTAATCTTAAAGATGCTCACTAGTTAGGGTATGCAGTGGGGTGATGAAGGGCCAACAAACGAGTTTTTGACAATCGTAGTTATACCTGTATCGCTTGACCGATGCTAGAAAACGATATAGGTAATGCATTTGTCGTTTATGTAGTATTTTCTACACTATAGGTCCTTTCCATTTTTCTTTCATCTTAAGATATATCTATGCtctttatataaatttatataatacgtctaaattatattaaaattatattaaacagTATTTTCATAATAAATATACATACGAAAGAATATATATTCCAACTATTATGTTACGTAAAAGTATTTCCAAGAAATTTATCATTTCGATTTTCCTCGGATGAACAGAAGTAAAGGAGAAGAGAATACTGATTCCTGGAAGTATTTTCGTTATTTCTTGGAAACCGTCAGAATTTTTTCTTTCTGCTCTATATTCGACGGATTCGGCCGCCCCTTCGCACAAGCGCAGAATATATCTTTCCATATCATAGGAAGGATGTATATTAGTAGAGTAGTTAGTTGTATTTTATCTTACTCTCTCCGAGTTAAGCTGAAAATCATTTTCGGTTTATTATCCTTTATATTTTATGAGTGAAATTTTCTTCTATCTTCTTTCATTTCTTATCCTTTACTTATTATCATTGCGTCTTTTGACGCATAAGCACCGTCGCAAGTTGATCGATTCTATTATGACGTCATAATTACCCTTTCAATCGTATTCTTGATTTCTACACAATCCATATACAATGCTTAAATTTGTTATCTCAATTAAGATTTCTTAATTATGAGAAagtttatacatatataaaataatacacAATTATACAACATTACACAACAATCCAATTCTTTATATTTTTCTGTAACATTTTCAAGTACTGCAAATGCCTGCAAGAAGTTATCCTTTTCTAAGCCAAATTGCTTACACTGATGTAAAAATGCAAAATGAATATATAGGAGTTCCAAGTTTTGTTTAAAAGTGTGTCTAAGAAATATGaattttgaaaattatttgTTAATAGTTAACATAAATGTTTCTCTTGGAATTGTTTGGTCATTATATGATCTTGTTTTGATGTAATTCCATatgttattaaaatattttatagtgAACAGGCATATGCATGATGTATGGTGTTACCTGATGAACTAAaagatatttttatttcaacgcTAGTCTGTTCTTTCAAATCAGTCTTTCAAATATATGAATTCTAGTTATGGATAGATTCATATTTTATGGATGTTGCAATACGTGTGGAGTAGTTttaattgttgttattttataggAGGGATGACATGCCAACTCATTGATGATTTTTTCAGCAAGTTCATGCATATACTATGTATTTGATCATTttcaattaaaatatttatgtcaCTTTCATTGTAAAGTTTTGCCAAAGTTAATAATGTGTTATAAttttatgtgtcatgtataacagtTTTGTAATACAAGTACCTTTTCCACCAGCAGAACTTAGCAACAAAAGAAATCCATCGAAGTGACATGAAGAAGATAATTATTCTATTTCTTGTCTTATATAGTTTAATATCACATCACTTAACACGTGTCCTTTTAGTAAATAACCAAGTGTCCTATTGTTTGCAACAATTCCCTCCAGCTTGACATATTACATTTCTTGTTAAATATGTTCATGGGCTATGTCTGTCattataaatttcattttttactttctcttcTGTATCAACAAGAACTGCTCTTGCTAAGCGATCATTATTTTTTGATTCATCACTAAACCATTTATTAAACGTGTCTTCTGAATACTGATTATTATCATTATATGATACACCTCTATCTGCACATTCTATATCAAACAATAGTTATGAAAATAATGTATGTCCCAGTTAATTTCCACACTGCCCAAATTATATGTTGAGCATTATTCAAATGTgaaaaaggaagagagagagaaagagagagggagagagagagagagagagagagagataatgcTTTTGTTTATTAGTTTAGAAGTAACTTACTTTCTGTTACAACACAGTAAAGGATATTTTCTTTGTCATGTCCAATCACATGGATA comes from the Xylocopa sonorina isolate GNS202 chromosome 1, iyXylSono1_principal, whole genome shotgun sequence genome and includes:
- the LOC143424120 gene encoding LOW QUALITY PROTEIN: tubulin delta chain (The sequence of the model RefSeq protein was modified relative to this genomic sequence to represent the inferred CDS: inserted 3 bases in 3 codons; deleted 3 bases in 2 codons; substituted 10 bases at 10 genomic stop codons); translation: MLNIXFGQCGNXLGHTLFSXLLFDIECADRGVSYNDNNQYSEDTFNKWFSDESKNNDRLARAVLVDTEEKVKNEIYNDRHSPXTYLTRNVICQAGGNCANNRTLGYLLKGHVLSDVILNYIRQEIEXLSSSCHFDGFLLLLSSAGGKGTCITKLLYMXTXNYNTLLTLAKLYNESDINILIENDQIHSICMNLLKKSSXELACHPSYKITTIKTTPHVXATSIKYESIHNXNSYIXKTDLKEQTSVEIKISFSSSGNTIHHAYACSLXNILITYGITSKQDHIMTKQFQEKHLCXLLTNNFQNSYFLDTLLNKTWNSYIHFAFLHQCKQFGLEKDNFLQAFAVLENVTEKYKELDCCVMLYNCGNYDVIIESINLRRCLCVKRRNDNNLTRREYILRLCEGAAESVEYRAERKNSDGFQEITKILPGISILFSFTSVHPRKIEMINFLEILLRNIIVGIYILSYVYLL